The following is a genomic window from Oncorhynchus gorbuscha isolate QuinsamMale2020 ecotype Even-year unplaced genomic scaffold, OgorEven_v1.0 Un_scaffold_5652, whole genome shotgun sequence.
ggctgaaggtatctctagactaacatatggtgctctatctctatctatctttctccacacagatattatatatggaataatcgggacACATTGTATAAAAATACTTCTTTGTTTTTGGCATATTGGTTTCAAAATAATATCCtgttggtgagccaactggtaattGCAGAGGCTCTCTTACTCAGTTAtaaggaattcttatcactttacaaggtccctgtaacacctaaagattttgcaattgttttagatgccattccctcaggtgttgctttaTTATTCAGGGACGTGTCAAGACCCTCAGAGCcaaccttctattgaccctgttgactcatcagtaggaacgATTTGTTtatcttttggtccattcaacaacagagcgatacaaaccttgtttcagcaggatgttgtatctataccttatgtcatgtcatgccttattggaatggatttattgataatatctgttggaaaaaagtttggatgttgccacacacatacctacttgttaacaaaattaaggaagtttcctttaaaatgattcataaatattatcctgccaaacactatatgaagaagtttaaggaaaacatcaactcaaattgctccttttgtaatgaccacccagaaacagtgttgcatctttttttGACAATGTattcatgtaagaaaactgtggcaagacatcagtaggtttataattgaacacttTTATGAAGATTTTTGGCCAAATGTCATATGTacatttacaaacaaaaaaaacacattttcttacCCTACAAAAAttaattgaactgtattttaagacaattaaatactctactaacaaaaaataTGTTAGAATtataagtatatgcatgtcccttaaggtcccctgtgtaatgtgatattgtaccccctagccccGCCCCTAGCCCCGCCCCCAGCTCAATTGTCCATTGTATACTATCCATAAatacttgtgttccctcatgtactTCCTGTATCGAtttgttaatttaaaaaaaatctaaatcgaACACAGCATTTATCATTGGTCCCTAACCGGCCGGTATGGGTAGCCGTTTAGGTCAAAtgcttgtgtaacagtataattttaaaccgtcccctcgcccatacccgggaccctctgcacacatcaacaacagtcacccacgaagcatcgtgaCCCATCGCTCCataaaagccgcggcccttgcagagcaaagggaaacactacttcaaggtctcagagcaagtgacgtaacctattgaaacgctatttagcgcacaccgctaactaaactagccgtttcacatccgttacacttgtcaaaaaatatatacataaaataataatttgacatgtcaaataacacgattatattatattatgttgtgTGTGAAAGCCAAGCGCCACCAGCACTGTCAAAGTTGTACAAAATGATTCTACAAACAAGCACCCACACCGGCCacaatgtgtttacaataccacgTTGGTAATAACGCACGATTTGTTCCACCGAATGGGAAAACGTCTATGTGAGCATTTGAaataagatcaaatcaaatttcaaatcaattttatttatatagcccttggtacatcagctgatatctcaaagtgctgtacagaaacccagcctaaaaccccaaacagcaaacaatgcaggtgtaaaagcacgatCAGGATCAAAACGGCTTGTAAATATGTTTACTACAGATGTTATCAGCAACCTCtgggggtagctagctagctttagcttggtacctagctagcatcGATGCAACCAGCCTGAAagcaatgaccagtagaaactgcagtcattttcaatatttttttagcgatgatttaggaatccatgcgagtaagtattagctagcgTTGTTCCCGATTGAAATCGAACTTCATTTCATGAAAATAATTAGCTatccagctacttaaccctgttgaccacagctaacgttataagctgccagttagcttcatctggctagagAGGCGTGAACCGGAACCGGAACCGTGCTGTGAAGCTATCCACAATAAGGATTATCCACAATAGTGGATTTTGCCGTTttctttcaaaataaaagttccTCGTTGAAAGTTACGCAGGTTACACAACTGATGGAATCACGCCACATTTAGACTAGATAATATTTAACAAGGTTAGAGGGCTGGAATTTATGGAGCAATAAAATAGTGTATCAGTCTGCTTCTTAACACCCACAGAACGCAACTTTTTACGCAACTATTAGCGTCGTAGATCTTATTGTGGCACTTTGACTGTGGGGAAAGTCCTCCTCAGAGTTATCAAGACTCCAGAAAATACACTTGGTATTGTTTTTTATCTGGAATATTGTTCAATACATATAGTAGGTTGACGGGTACAATACATGTGGCTCAATTCACGGTGGTTTCAGAGTCCTGCAATAAGAGCTTCGACGCTaatgttctgtgggtgtcactgggtagactgataccccatgtcattgatccacaatccatagggTAAGGCTGTACGGTGAAACAAGTATGCTATTCTAAAGTCTAATACatccacagtgtgatttcaaaagatttttgtcaaattaacaaattatTGTCTTTTGTTGAATTTATATAACAACAATCCAACCTCGTTTCGCATGATATATTCCATTATTCCACTTTTCGTATTCATTTGTAACACTTACAATTAGACATAAgggggcgcacaattggtccagcgtcgtccgggttaggtcgttattgtaaataataatttgttcttaactgaattgcctagttaaatgaaggttcaatagaatatatatatttttatattctaTTTTCTTTTTAAGGCGAACAGCAAATTCCATTATTtaggctaatccttattgtggctagcttcacataggtgACCATTCATCAAATTAGAACTGTTTTATAAATAAGGggtattttagatgatgacacctagatagatagttagctagctactgaaacagagcatgtcgttttgctatgtttttgggggaagaacattgtttgtgtccattagctagctagtttttattttatttatagcCAGCACCGTCCATAGCTTGGGGGAGTGTGTCTGCGGTCGTGAGGCAGCAGCCGGTGAGCGAAACACAACTTTACCGGCATCATAGCACACGTATCagtgaatcgttgtgacatatgaaatacgagtgatagtctaatcaatgtgtaataattacataaacaatgaatgaacgtGTTAAATGATTACATGGCGTGATAGTCACATTCAGGTCCTTATTTGACGCTTCGAATAGTGTAAAACGGCGTTCCATACCAGCGAGGTATAAATCAAGTGCACCCCACATAGCCAAAAGGCTTATTCTGATTGGTTAAAGAAAACCGGATGTCTGGTTAGGGGTTGATGACCCTTCGTGAACGCCGAATATTGTGTGTAAAATGATGAAGAAATAGGATCAGTAAATGTGAAATCCCTATAAATTGAACCATTTTAAGCttccatttttatttgatttttttttttagcaaaGCGTTAATTTAGAACTGTCTGTGAGAAATTATTGTGGAAGATGACGGTTGAGCACCCCTAGTTACGCAATGGGTTAGTTCATCATTACTGTACAGCGGAAGGAGGAGGACGTCAATATACAACAGCTTATTTATCCCACCAGGAGAAATTCATACTATGTGGCTACCTAGGTAACTACCAAGTTAAAAATCCACGACACAATGCAAGGTATGTGTACCAAATGTTACAGGTTTATTGCGTGCATATTTCAGAGTGTCAGATGCCATCTTCTGAGATGACAGGTGGTGACGGCCGTCTAGCCTAGTGGGCGCAAAATACATATTCTTATTTTTGTCTTTATGATTGAACGGCCgtgtaatgtaaaaaaaataataatttacacCACTCCTAAGTGTGTTTTGTACTCAATGTCCAATACATTCTCCTTAGCAAGTGCTCATGCTACTGTAGATCAGGTTATGGCTGAATTAATATCAGGGCTTGCCGTAAAGTTAGCCAAAAGGCTGGCAGGAAACGATATTGAGTCGTTTCATTTGACCATTCATTCAATGGGAACGCACCTATCCCTGAACCGGGTTGTACATAAAATATTTCCCATTGAGGCTGCAAGGGTGTAGTTTTCCTCCTTAACTAGATTTAATGGTGATAAGGCATAAAAAATAAAAcgtttgtgatatccaattggtagttacgatcttgtctcatcgctgcaacgggcttgggagaggcgaaggacTGAAACATCAcccgccaagccacactgcttcttaaccaggaagccagccgcaccaatgtgttggaggaaacactgttcaactgacgactgaGGTCAGCTTGCAGGCGACCGGCCCGCTACAAGGaatcgctagagcgcgatgagccatgGAAAACCCCCGGtctaaccctcccctaacccagacgacgctgggccaattgtgcaccaccctatgggactcccggccacggccggttgtgacacagcctggcatgtagtgccttagacctctgcgccactcaggagaccCCATACTTTCTTTATGAAGCACCagtttccaccaccatgctagagTAGCTAATGTTAGTCCTGGATGTTGCATATTACGTTCAGCCAATCAGGTTGCAGCAGTCTGTTTTCCCCACCCCTGGTCTGATTGGCTGAACACGatacacaacatcaggaagtagcaTTAGCCACtttagcatggtggtggaaaataGTGTTTCATAAAAAAAGTATGTAAATTCCACCCGTTTTTTTCCCGACCTTCTCCCCATTCAATTGAGTTCAGGAGGAACATTACACCCTTACAGCCTGAATGGAGAATGTTTAATGTACAAACCAGTCCATGGGGGATACGAGTGCATAGACAGCTGCATAGCCAGCTGGATAGATTCCATCTGGACCGTAAGATTAAATTACTCAACATCGCCATCTGCTGGCCTTTGGGATACCTTCAATTCTATGTTAGTTACTGACTATGAATTACCTTTCAACACGTTACCTTTTATAAGCCCAAAAACACAATTCCTGGTTGATATATTTGAACCCAATTTGAagttttaataaatatatatgtttAACCCTTTCTGCAGCATAGATGACAACCCACCCCTCTAAACAGACCAACCACTTCAACTTTAAACAATTCTCTCATCCAACATCCCAGTCCTCTCTTCAATGCCTAACAGTGGGGATAGTTCAGGACCTAATGTATCTGGGAGTGAGCCAGGCGACCAGGCTATGCCCTTGTCCCAGCGACCCCCACCCCCTGACAGAGAGGATGACCAACGCGGCCTACTGACCACTCTCACCCGGGACTCCCTGAGGACCCGGAGAGCCTCCAGCGCTGAGCTCCAGCTCCCGTGGACCTGCCCTGTCACTCACTCCAGGGAGAAGTTCTACACGGTCTGCTCAGACTACGCCCTCCTCAACCAGGCTGCCTCTCTCTACCGGCTCCCCAGCACCCCCAGAGAGGTGGCCCACAGCAAGCAGGATGGCAGCGGGACCCCATTAGTGAAGTCCAACACTGTGGACCtgtctcagggtcaggggcagccTGCAGGTGTAGAGGAGGCTTCAGATGAAGACTTTGACATGGAGGGGGTGTCCTGCAGCAACACCAAGCCTATCCTGGCTTGGGAGATTGATACCACTAACTTTGATGCTGTGCTAACTCGAAAGCCCAGGACAAGTAAGCAAAATCAATAACCtaaataatatatagtataaaaCAGGGGTTCTGCTTGCTTTTGGAGACATCATTTCCAGTATGTTTTTAGTCTCATGAATATGCTTTGAATGACTTAGTATTGTTCTCATGCTGATTCATCTGTTACTAAGAAATATGTGCCTGTAACTGTTGTTCAGACCATCTGTTGTTGGTACCGTGGGAAtcgtaagtattcaccccccccttTGGATATCttcacataatataataatatatgccatttagcagacgcttttatccaaagcgacttacagtcatgtgtgcatacattctacgtatgggtggtcccggggatcgaacccactaccctggcattacaagcgccatgctctaccaactgagctacagaaccacatgttattgtgttacaaagtgggattaaactGTCATTTTGTTGTCAATgagctacacaaaatactctgtcaaagtaGAAGTAAAATCCTACCATTATTTTAAAGATGACTGAAAAATAAAGCATGAATATACATTAATGAGATACGTTTCCACCCCCCCTGAGTAAATACTTGTCAGAAactcctttggcagcgattacgtcTGTGAGTCTTTCTTTGGTAAAGTCTCTTAAGAGCTTTCctcctggattgtgcaacatttactCAGTATTCTTTTCAAAATACTTCAAGCTCTGTGAAGGTGTTGGGGATAATGActagacagcaattttcaagtcttgccatagatttcaagaagaaactgtaacttggccactcaaaattgaggaacattcactgtcttcttggtaaacaactccagtgtagatttggccttgtgttttaggttatttacctgctgaaaggtgaattcatctcccagtgtctggtgaaaagcagactgagccaggttttcctctaggatgttgTATGCGCTTAGCTCCGTCCCATTtattttcatcctgaaaaacgCCCCAGTCTTTGCCattgtcaagcatacccataccatgatgcagccaacatcacgcttgaaaataaggaggctTTTACTCAGTGacgtgttgtattggatttgccccaaacgttAGGCTTTACATTTACTTAAGGCTTTACAGAGTGTTAACGTTAggctttacatttacataagtttccttcctgttctgtagctcagtttccttcctgttctgtagctcagtttccttcctgttctgtagctcagtttccTTCCTGTTCTGTAGCTCAGGTTCCTTcctgttctgtagctcagtttccTTCccgttctgtagctcagtttccTTCccgttctgtagctcagtttccTTCCCGTTCTGTATCTCAGTTTCCTTCCCGTTCTGTATCTCAGTTTCCTTCCCGTTCTGTATCTCAGTTTCCTTCCCGTTCTGTATCTCAGTTTCCTTCCCGTTCTGTATCTCAGTTTCCTTCCCGTTCTGTCTCAGTTTCCTTCccgttctgtagctcagtttccttcctgttctgtagctcagtttccttcctctcctgcagctcagtttccttcctgttctgtagctcagtttccttcctgttctgtagctcagtttccttcctgttctgtagctcagtttccttcctctcctgcagctcagttcagaaggatgactgtatctttgatgtgtctgtgtggtttaATACATCgtccacagcataattattaacttgaccagaCTTTACTTTGGCATTATGGAGTATTTTATGTAGTAGAtcgatgacacacacacacaaaaaaatcacaATTAAATCTATTTTATTCCCACTTTGTAGCAAAATTAGAAAACAATCCAAGAGGGGTGAATACTATTTAGTTTATTAGTTTATCTATTTAGTTTATTAGTTTATCTATTTAGTTTATTAGTTTATCTATTTAGTTTATTAGTTTATCTATTTAGTTTATTAGTTTATCTATTTAGTTTATTAGTTTATCTATTTAGTTTATTAGTTTATCTATTTAGTTTATTAGTTTATCTATTTAGTTTATTAGTTTATCTATTTAGTTTATTAGTTTATCTATTTAGTTTATTAGTTTATCTATTTAGTTTATTAGTTTATCTATTTAGTTTATTAGTTTATCTATTTAGTTTATTAGTTTATCTATTTAGTTTATCTATTTAGTTTATTAGTTTATCTATTTAGTTTATTAGTTTATCTATTTAGTTTATTAGTTTATCTATTTAGTTTATTAGTTTATCTATTTAGTTTATTAGTTTATCTATTTAGTTTATTAGTTTATCTATTTAGTTTATTAGTTTATCTATTTAGTTTATTAGTTTATCTATTTAGTTTATTAGTTTATCTATTTAGTTTATTAGTTTATCTATTTAGTTTATTAGTTTATCTATTTAGTTTATTAGTTTATCTATTTAGTTTATTAGTTTATCTATTTAGTTTATTAGTTTATCTATTTAGTTTATTAGTTTATCTATTTAGTTTATTAGTTTATCTATTTAGTTTATTAGTTTATCTATTTAGTTTATTAGTTTATCTATTTAGTTTATTAGTTTATCTATTTAGTTTATTAGTTTATCTATTTAGTTTATTAGTTTATCTATTTAGTTTATTAGTTTATCTATTTAGTTTATTAGTTTATCTATTTAGTTTATTAGTTTATCTATTTAGTTTATTAGTTTATCTATTTAGTTTATTAGTTTATCTATTTAGTTTATTAGTTTATCTATTTAGTTTATCTATTTAGTTTATCTATTTAGTTTATCTATTTAGTTTATCTATTTAGTTTATTAGTTTATCTATTTAGTTTATTAGTTTATCTATTTAGTTTATTAGTTTATCTATTTAGTTTATTAGTTTATCTATTTAGTTTATTAGTTTATCTATTTAGTTTATTAGTTTA
Proteins encoded in this region:
- the LOC124029149 gene encoding basic immunoglobulin-like variable motif-containing protein, whose protein sequence is MPNSGDSSGPNVSGSEPGDQAMPLSQRPPPPDREDDQRGLLTTLTRDSLRTRRASSAELQLPWTCPVTHSREKFYTVCSDYALLNQAASLYRLPSTPREVAHSKQDGSGTPLVKSNTVDLSQGQGQPAGVEEASDEDFDMEGVSCSNTKPILAWEIDTTNFDAVLTRKPRTSKQNQ